From Candidatus Eisenbacteria bacterium:
CCAGCACGGGCCGCGTCGTCCGGGGCCATGGCTGGCGCACAACTGCGCGGCCACGCCGGAGCCGCTGCTGGAGAGCGAGCTGTTCGGCCACGCGCGCGGCGCGTTCACCGGGGCCTGGGGCGAGCGGGCCGGGCTGTTCGAGGCGGCCGACGGCGGCACGCTCTTTCTCGACGAGGTGGGGGAGATCTCGCGCGAGAGCGAGGTGAAGCTGCTGCGCGTGGTGCAGGAGGGCGAGGTGCGCCGGGTGGGCGACACTCGCTCGCGGCGCGTGGACGTGCGCCTGGTGGCGGCCACGAACCGCTCGCTGGAGGAGGAGGTCCGCGCGCGGCGCTTCCGCGAGGATCTCTACTACCGGCTGCGCGGAGTGCGACTGGAACTGCCGCCGCTGCGGGAGCGGGGCGAGGACGTCCTGCACCTGGCCCGCTTCTACCTGGGGGCTGCCGCGGCACGGTGGGGCCGGAACCGTCCGGAGCTTTCGCCGGAGGTGGGCGCGCGACTGCTGGAGCACTCCTGGCCGGGCAACGTGCGCGAGCTGATGCACGAGATGGAGCGCGCGCTGCTGTGGCTGGAGCCGGGCGCGCGCCTGGAGTCGAGACACCTCTCGCCGGAGTTCGGTCGCGCCGAGCAGCGTGGAGGACGCCGCGGCAGCTACCAGTTCGAAACCGACCGCTTCAAGCGGCGGCTGCTCCGGGAAACGCTCACGCGCACCCGGGGCAACAAGTCGGCCGCGGCGCGCCAGCTGGGCCTGACGCGCCAGGGATTCCTCAAGCTCTGCCACCGCCTGCAGGTGGCCTGGGAGAAGGATGGCGACGGCAACGCCGCTCGAAGGTAGGAACGCGCTGGTGACGGGTGCCGCGCGCGGGCTGGGGCGGGCCACCGCCCTGGCCCTCGCGCGCGCGGGCGCCGACGTGCTGGTGGGCTGGCGCACCCGCGAGGCGGAATCGCGCTCGCTCGCCGACGAAGTCCGCGCCCTCGGCCGGCGCGCCGAGGCGGTGCGCGGCGACGTCACGCACCCCGCGGACGTGGAACGCATCTTCGACGCGGCGGGCAGGTTCGGCGGCGCCGACATCCTGGTGAACAATGTCGGCGACTTCCTGATCCGCGACCTCGCCGGGACCACCTGGGAGCAGTGGACGGCGGTCACGCGCAACAACCTGGACTCGGTGTTCCTGTGCTCCCGCGCCGCCCTGCCGCACATGCGCGAGCGCGGCTGGGGCCGGATCGTGAACCTGGCCGCCGCGTTCGCCTCCGGGGCGCGCGCCGCGCCGCGCATGGGGGCCTACCAGGCCGCCAAGTCCGGGGTGCTGGCCTTCACGCGCACCCTGGCGATGGAGGAGGCGGGCCGCGGCATCACGGTGAATGCCGTTTCTCCGGGCATCATGGACACCGAGGGCGCGGGGCCCGGCGTGCGCTCCAACCCGGGCCTGCACGTGCCGGCGGGCCGGCTGGGCGACCCGCAGGAGGTGGCGCGCGTGGTGGTGTTCCTGTGCGATCCCGGCTCGGGCTACATCACCGGTGCGGACGTGCCGGTGGCGGGCGGCTGGATGCTGTAGCCGCGGCCCGGGTGCGCCGCCCGCGCCGCCCGCAGCCCGGGCTCGCCGCCCGCGCCGCGCGCAGCGTGAGTCGCCCCGCGCGAGACGCCTGTGGCCCGGGTGCGCCGCCCGCGGCCCGCGCCGGGCACGCGCGTCCCCAAGTTTGACCTTCTCCGCGGCCCCTGATACTCTCGCGCGCGAACGAAACCCGGCCGCCACCGGCGGCCCGGCCGCGCCTGCGACGCGGCCCGAACCAACCGCGGTGCGTCCGCGCTTGCACCGCCCGGCGACGGGCGAAAGAGGAGTCGAGGCGCTTCATGGCCAGGAAGACCTTGCGTGTCGGAGTGATCGGCATCGGCGGCGCGGCGCAGATCAACCACCTGCCGGTGCTGAAGAAGATGCCCGACGTGGAAATCGTGGGGCTGTGCGACACGGACCGCGACAAGGCCCGCCGCGTGGCCCAGAAGTTCGGCGTGGAGAACGTCACCGGCAACCTGGACGACTTCCTCAAGAACGAGGAGATGGACGCGGTGCACGTGTGCACCCCCAACTACCTCCACGCGCCCATGACCGTCGCCGCGCTGCAGGCCGGCAAGCACGTGCTGTGCGAGAAGCCCATGGCGCGCAACTCCGCCGAGTCCGAGACCATGGTGAAGGCCGCCCGGGATGCCGGCAAGATCCTCATGTGCGCCTACAACCAGCGATTCCGCGCCGACTCCCAGTTCATCAAGCGCTGCATGGAGAAGAAGGAGCTGGGCACGGTGTTCTACGCCAAGGCCGGCTGGCTGCGCCGTCCAAGCGCGTGGGGCGCGGAGCACTGGATGAGCAACAAGCGCCGCTCGGGCGGCGGGGTGCTGATGGACCTCGGCGTGCCGATGCTGGACCTGGCGCTGTGGTTCCTGGGCAACCCGAAGGTGGTGAGTGCCAGCGGCGTGAGCCACATCACTGACGACGAGGCCGGCGTGGAGGACCTGGGCGCGGCGTTCCTGCGCCTGGAGGGCGGCGCCACGCTCACGCTGGAGGTGAGCTGGACGGTGCTGCTGGAGAAGGACTTCCCGTACTGCAACATCTTCGGCTCCTCGGGGGCGGCGCTCCTGAACCCGCTGCGCCTGCACCGCGGCATGCATGGCAACCTGGTCAACGTCACCCCCAACCTGGACTCCGGGCGCAACGTCAAGGAGTCCTACGAGAACGAGATCGCGCACTTCGTGGAGTGCGTGCGCAAGGGCTCCCAGCCCATCGCATCGGGCGAGGAGGCGCACGCCGTGATGAAGGTGATGGACGCGATCTACA
This genomic window contains:
- a CDS encoding sigma-54-dependent Fis family transcriptional regulator, coding for MISIATHPPIARPPGSPTSPRPPRVPVSPLKEPRAMPESLADPGVPFAAPAAQAPTPDLPVEASVPIPRTSHPPRSSSPEPPPSRFGIIGGSPAMLALFDLLDRVLPSAVPVLIEGETGTGKELVARALHQHGPRRPGPWLAHNCAATPEPLLESELFGHARGAFTGAWGERAGLFEAADGGTLFLDEVGEISRESEVKLLRVVQEGEVRRVGDTRSRRVDVRLVAATNRSLEEEVRARRFREDLYYRLRGVRLELPPLRERGEDVLHLARFYLGAAAARWGRNRPELSPEVGARLLEHSWPGNVRELMHEMERALLWLEPGARLESRHLSPEFGRAEQRGGRRGSYQFETDRFKRRLLRETLTRTRGNKSAAARQLGLTRQGFLKLCHRLQVAWEKDGDGNAARR
- a CDS encoding SDR family oxidoreductase, which produces MATATPLEGRNALVTGAARGLGRATALALARAGADVLVGWRTREAESRSLADEVRALGRRAEAVRGDVTHPADVERIFDAAGRFGGADILVNNVGDFLIRDLAGTTWEQWTAVTRNNLDSVFLCSRAALPHMRERGWGRIVNLAAAFASGARAAPRMGAYQAAKSGVLAFTRTLAMEEAGRGITVNAVSPGIMDTEGAGPGVRSNPGLHVPAGRLGDPQEVARVVVFLCDPGSGYITGADVPVAGGWML
- a CDS encoding Gfo/Idh/MocA family oxidoreductase, giving the protein MARKTLRVGVIGIGGAAQINHLPVLKKMPDVEIVGLCDTDRDKARRVAQKFGVENVTGNLDDFLKNEEMDAVHVCTPNYLHAPMTVAALQAGKHVLCEKPMARNSAESETMVKAARDAGKILMCAYNQRFRADSQFIKRCMEKKELGTVFYAKAGWLRRPSAWGAEHWMSNKRRSGGGVLMDLGVPMLDLALWFLGNPKVVSASGVSHITDDEAGVEDLGAAFLRLEGGATLTLEVSWTVLLEKDFPYCNIFGSSGAALLNPLRLHRGMHGNLVNVTPNLDSGRNVKESYENEIAHFVECVRKGSQPIASGEEAHAVMKVMDAIYKSASTRKEVKVG